TGCTCATCTGTAATCACTAATCCGACATTATCAAATATAACATCTTCTTGAATTAGAGCATGCGTGCCAATGAGACAATCTATAGTCCCTTCTGCCAATTGTTGTAGTAATACTTTTCTTTTTTTTCCTTTTACCGAACCTGTAAGTAAAGCTACGTTCATCGTATCTCCAAATAAGTCAACGAGACTCTCAGCATGTTGTTCTGCCAAAATTTCTGTCGGTACCATTAAAGCTGATTGGTACCCTGAGGTTTTCAAAGCATACATACATATTGCAGCGACTACAGTTTTACCTGAACCAACGTCCCCTTGCAATAATCGATGCATCCTAATGGGTGCCTTTAAATCTCTAAAAATTTCATTAACACTCGATTTTTGTGCTTCAGTCAATTCAAAAGGCAAATTACTAATAAATTGCTTTACTTTTTCGATATCATAGTCTATTTCAACTGCTTCGTCAGATGTTTTTTCTAATCGATTAAGCCATTGCATTCTTAACTCGAATAAAAATAATTCAGTAAATGCATAACTGCGTCTCGCCTTTAATAATGATTGTTTATCCGTAGCACAATGTAACGCTTTTAAAGTTTGTTCTAGTGTTTCTAATTTATATTTGTCTCTTAATGCTTGAGATAACCATTCGTGTATCGTGACTTCATCTAATACTTGTCGAATCATGTCTCGTAGAGGTTTTTGTTGAATACCTTCTTTAATTCGATAGACGGGTTCAAATTGTTCATCGTCACTCATATTATCTTCATTAAAAAACATTCTATTCCCATTAATTTCTTGCTTATTTCTAAGCCACTTCCCTTTAACGATAACTTTTCCATGTAATTCTATTTTCTTTTTTAAATACGCTTGATTAAAAAATACACATTTGACAGCAATATTATTCACCATTAAATGAACCGTTAATTTCGATTTATTACGACCAAAAAAAGCGACAGTTGGAGAAGAGTAAACTTCACCTACAACTGTCACTATAGATTGATCTTCGGCCTCAGTTAAGTCAATTATAGTATTATCTTCATAACGTGTTGGTAAGTATAAGATTAAATCCTCAACTGTATTAATATTAAGTTCATTTAACACTGCCAACCGTTTCGGCCCTAGGCCTTTAATTTTAGACAATGGAAAAGGGCTCTCTATTAAATTGACTTTTGACATAATTAATCACCAAATATTTCTTGTTTTAAACGTTGCCCTGTAGGAGTACCTGCAAGT
The genomic region above belongs to Staphylococcus durrellii and contains:
- the recG gene encoding ATP-dependent DNA helicase RecG; amino-acid sequence: MSKVNLIESPFPLSKIKGLGPKRLAVLNELNINTVEDLILYLPTRYEDNTIIDLTEAEDQSIVTVVGEVYSSPTVAFFGRNKSKLTVHLMVNNIAVKCVFFNQAYLKKKIELHGKVIVKGKWLRNKQEINGNRMFFNEDNMSDDEQFEPVYRIKEGIQQKPLRDMIRQVLDEVTIHEWLSQALRDKYKLETLEQTLKALHCATDKQSLLKARRSYAFTELFLFELRMQWLNRLEKTSDEAVEIDYDIEKVKQFISNLPFELTEAQKSSVNEIFRDLKAPIRMHRLLQGDVGSGKTVVAAICMYALKTSGYQSALMVPTEILAEQHAESLVDLFGDTMNVALLTGSVKGKKRKVLLQQLAEGTIDCLIGTHALIQEDVIFDNVGLVITDEQHRFGVNQRQLLREKGAMTNVLFMTATPIPRTLAISVFGEMDVSSIKQLPRGRKPIITSWSKHEAYEDVLKQMTAELNKGRQAYVVCPLIESSEHLEDVQNVIALFESLKAYYGEQRVGILHGRLSSEDKDNVMQRFSDHEIDILVSTTVVEVGVNVPNATFMMIYDADRFGLSTLHQLRGRVGRSDQQSYCVLIASPKTEVGIERMNIMTQTTDGFELSERDLEMRGPGDFFGVKQSGLPDFLVANVVEDYKMLEVARDEAAELIQSGAFFSSEYDRLRHFVERNLLYTSFD